In Nitrospinota bacterium, the following proteins share a genomic window:
- a CDS encoding winged helix-turn-helix transcriptional regulator, whose translation MKTKSVKRKKNGQLAHNYYRSMAEEAVSMQILDSVEKSQSVSQNKIARQTGLAAGLVHSYMKKVIAKGWVKARQVSARRWLYYLTPEGFLEKSRLTIEYLSLTMKNYRAAQSVISELLARCSEEGKRRLVVAGANGLAEIAALNIMTTEGLTLAGVVAEGSNEPVAGVQTAPFNALRSIEYDRILVCDAAFLEWWGRRDGAPDNSALVILSGPRV comes from the coding sequence ATGAAAACCAAGTCAGTTAAGCGGAAAAAGAACGGCCAGCTGGCCCATAACTATTACAGGAGCATGGCCGAGGAAGCGGTGTCGATGCAGATCCTCGACAGCGTGGAGAAAAGCCAGAGCGTCTCCCAGAACAAGATCGCCAGGCAGACGGGGCTTGCCGCCGGGCTCGTCCATTCCTACATGAAAAAGGTGATCGCCAAGGGGTGGGTGAAAGCCAGGCAGGTGAGCGCGCGCAGGTGGCTTTATTACCTGACGCCGGAAGGATTCCTGGAAAAAAGCAGGCTCACTATAGAATACCTTTCCCTGACAATGAAAAACTACCGCGCGGCCCAGTCTGTGATCAGCGAACTGCTGGCCAGATGTTCCGAAGAGGGGAAGCGCCGGCTTGTGGTGGCCGGCGCCAACGGGCTGGCTGAGATAGCGGCGCTCAACATCATGACCACCGAAGGGCTTACGCTGGCCGGAGTTGTGGCCGAGGGCTCCAATGAGCCTGTGGCCGGCGTCCAGACGGCGCCGTTTAACGCCCTGCGCTCCATTGAATACGACAGGATACTTGTATGCGACGCCGCTTTTCTGGAATGGTGGGGGCGGCGGGACGGGGCGCCGGACAACAGCGCGCTGGTCATCCTTTCCGGGCCCAGGGTCTGA
- a CDS encoding N-acetylneuraminate synthase family protein yields MAREFKVGNNHVHDDSDCYVIAEIGHNHQGNFETAKEMIRTAKECGASAVKFQKRDNRSLFTREYYDKPYDNELSYGATYGLHREALELSKEHFADLIAYSAELSVDFLATAFDFKSADLLADIGVAGYKVASGDAKSIPLIKHVASFGKPLLISTGGCTIEDVHRIYDAVSAANKNICIMQCTASYPCEYAHLDLNVITTYRNRFEDVVIGFSDHSNGIAMGPVSYLLGSRVIEKHFTLNRAMRGTDHAFSLEPVGLRKLVRDLKRTRVALGSAVKRVHECEKSPIIKMGKKLVAASSLPKGHVLTHEDVAIKSPGDGLAPYELDRVIGKKLLVDIKEDGDIMFEALGQ; encoded by the coding sequence ATGGCAAGAGAATTCAAGGTAGGCAACAACCACGTCCACGACGATTCCGACTGTTACGTCATAGCCGAGATAGGGCACAACCACCAGGGGAACTTCGAGACGGCCAAGGAGATGATCCGGACCGCCAAGGAGTGCGGCGCGTCGGCCGTGAAATTCCAGAAGCGCGACAACCGCTCCCTTTTCACCCGCGAATACTACGACAAGCCTTATGACAACGAGCTTTCGTACGGAGCCACCTACGGGCTGCACAGGGAGGCGCTGGAGCTTTCAAAGGAGCATTTCGCCGACTTGATCGCATATTCGGCGGAGTTGAGCGTTGATTTTCTGGCCACGGCATTCGATTTTAAAAGCGCGGACCTGCTGGCGGACATTGGCGTGGCCGGGTACAAGGTGGCGTCGGGGGACGCGAAGTCGATCCCGTTGATAAAGCACGTGGCATCATTTGGAAAGCCCCTTCTCATCTCCACCGGCGGGTGCACCATAGAGGACGTCCACCGCATTTACGACGCCGTGTCCGCCGCGAACAAGAACATCTGCATTATGCAGTGCACCGCGTCATACCCGTGCGAGTACGCCCACCTGGATTTGAACGTGATAACCACTTACCGCAACAGGTTCGAGGACGTTGTGATCGGGTTTTCAGACCACTCCAACGGGATCGCCATGGGCCCTGTGTCATACCTGCTCGGCTCCCGGGTGATTGAGAAACACTTCACCTTGAACAGGGCGATGCGCGGCACTGACCACGCTTTTTCGCTGGAGCCCGTGGGATTGCGAAAGCTTGTGAGGGACTTGAAGCGGACCCGCGTGGCGCTGGGGAGCGCCGTGAAAAGGGTGCATGAATGCGAGAAGAGCCCGATCATCAAGATGGGGAAGAAACTTGTGGCGGCAAGTTCCCTTCCCAAGGGGCATGTGCTCACCCATGAGGATGTGGCCATAAAAAGCCCCGGCGACGGGCTGGCTCCATACGAGCTGGACAGGGTGATCGGCAAAAAGCTGCTGGTGGACATAAAAGAAGACGGAGACATCATGTTCGAGGCGCTCGGGCAGTAG